The Streptomyces sp. NBC_01439 genome contains the following window.
CCGTGTGCGCCGGACAGGTGGAAGCCGTCAGGCTCCTCCTCGCGGCCGGCGCCGACCCCCGGCTCGACGCCGGCCCCTACGGCGAGGCGACGCCGCTGGCCCTGGCCGCGATGCACGGGTACACGGACGTCGCCCGAGCCCTCCTCGACGCCGGCGCCCCACCGGGCGGCGCCGCGGGCGGGCTGCGCTACGTGCCGCTGATCCTGGCGGCCGCCTCCTGGGAGGGTGGGAGCCCGGAGACCGTGGACCTGCTGCTGGACCGGGGCGCCGACATCGAGGAGATGAAGCGGGGTTGCACGGCACTCGACTGGGCCGCCCGCCAAGGCTGCCCGGCCACGGTGGAACGGCTCCTCGAGCGGGGCGCCACCCTTACCGAGCGGACCTTCCGGGAAGGGGCCACGGGACAGAGGTCCACCGGCAGCACGAGTCCGGGCCCCGGCACGCGCCACGCCGAGTACGAGGCCGTCAGGGCGCTGCTCGTGGCCGCGTGGGAGGCCCGGAACTAGCCTTCCGGCGTTACCGAGGCGCGGTGCTGCTTGGCCAGTTCCCCGTACATCAGGGCGTTGACCTTGATGCCCTCGCGCTCCTCGTCGGTCAGTTCGCGGCGCACCTTGGCGGGCACGCCCGCCACCAGCGAGCCGGGCGGGACGACCATGCCCTGCGGGACCAGGGCCTGCGCGGCCACCAGCGAACCGGCGCCGATCACCGCGCCGTTCAGCACGGTCGCACCCATGCCGATCAGACAGTCGTCCTCGACGGTGCAGCCGTGCACGACGGCGTTGTGGCCGATGGAGACGCGCTCGCCGATCGAGACCGGGAAGCCGGGGTCCACGTGCACCGTGCAGTTGTCCTGCACGTTGCTGTCGGCGCCGAGCGTGATCGGGCCGCAGTCGGCGCGCAGCACCGCCGAGTACCAGATGCTCGCGCCCGCGGCGAGGGTGACATCGCCGACCACGACCGAGGTCGGAGCCGTGAAGGCCGTCGGGTCGATGTCTGGGTTCTTGCCGCCGACACCCGCCACGAGTGCCTGGGCCACCTGGTGCGTCATGTTCTCTTCCTCTGCGTCCGTCGTCCGGTTGCCGCGCTCACAGCACCGTAGGCCACGCGGGCCGCCGTACCGGCGATGGGGTGAAGATCACAGGAGTGTGGCCGGGGCGAGCGGCACCCGGCGCACTACCGTGGCCGGGTGCCGAAGAAACAGAACACGTTCTCATCGCTGACGGCCGCGCGCCGCCGGCTGGCGAGCCGCGTGGTCCACACCGGCTGGCGCTGGATGCAGCAGGCCGGCGCGGTCACCGCGCAGACCCCTGGGCGGCTCAGGTTTGGTGCGATCGGGGACGGAACCCGGCTCGCCTTCCCGCAGGGCACCGTCTTCGGCGAGCGGTGGATCCGGCTCGGCGGGCACTGCATCATCGGCGAGCAGGTCACCCTCACCGCCGGGATGATGCCGGACCTCGACCTGGGGTCCGAGCCGATGCTGGTGCTCGGCGACGGGGTGGTCATAGGTCGCAACAGTCATGTCATCGCCGACGCCCGGATCACCATCGGCTCGAACACCTTCTGCGGACCCGGGGTCTACATCACGTCCACCAACCACAGCTACGACGACCCGCACGAGCCGATCGGCCGGCAGTGGCCGCGCAGCGCACCCGTGGAGATCGGTCCGGGGTGCTGGCTCGGCACCGGCGCGGTGATCCTGCCGGGCGCCCGCCTCGGCCGCAACGTGGTGGTGGCCGCGGGCGCCGTCGTACGGGGCGAGGTCCCGGACCACGCCGTGGTGGCGGGGGCGCCGGCGCGCATCGTACGGCGCTGGGAGCCGGAGACGGGCTGGCAGCCGCCGCTGCGTACGCCGACGCCGGTGCCGATCCCGGACGGGATGACCCCCGAGCAACTGCGCGGACTGGCCGAGCTGACGGAGGCCGAGCTCGCGGAGGCGGGGCTCACGGAGACGGAGCTCGCGGAGGCCGAGCACTCGTAGGGCCCGGCGACGGAGCCGCTCAGCCCGCGGCCAGAAGAACCGTTCCGGCGAGGGCCAGGCCGGCGCCCGCGGCCTGGACCGTGCGCAGCCGTTCCTTGAGTACGGCGAAGGCGGCGAGCGCGGTGATCACCGGGTAGAGCGAGGACAGTACGGCGGCCATGGTCACCGGGCCGTTCTGGGCGGCTATGGAGTACGTGCCGTTCGCCGCGACGTCCGCGAGGCCGACGAAGGCCAGAGCGGGCAGCAGCCCCCACAGGAGCTTCCGGCCGGCGCCGGCCGGAAGGGCGGGTATGCCGCGCCGGGTCTGCGCCCACAGGGCGGCGCCGCCCGCGGCGACATTGGTGACCCGCTGCACGAACAGCGCGAGGAACAGTCCGGTGAGGGTGCTGGACGCCTCCGCGATCAGGGCCATCACCGCACCGAAGCCGAAGGCCGCGACCAGGGTGAGGACGACGGCCTGCCGCTGGACGGGCGCGCCCCGCAGCTCGGGGCCGCCCGCGAGCACGATGCCGACGACGGCCACCGCTATCCCCGCGAACTGGCTGAGGCCGGGCCGCTCGCCCAACATCAGCCCCGCGGTCACGGGCACGACCACGCCGAGGGAGCCCAGCGGCGAGACCACGCCCATCGGGCCGAGGGCCAGCGCCTTGTAGAAGCTGAGCATGGCGACCGGCCCGACGAGGCCCGCGCCGACCGCGAACCACAGCTGCGGACCGGCCTCCCGCCAGGCGCCGGTGCCGAGGACCACCGCGCCGAGTACGACCACGGCGACGACCTGCGAGACGACGACCACGGTGAGCGCCGGGATCCGGCGGGTCAGCAGCCCGCCGCCGAAGTCGGCGAGCCCCCACAGCACGGCTGTGGCCAGGGCGAAGAGGGCGGTCATGGGCGGGCCTCGCAGTACAGTGCGGTGAACGTGGGAGTGCAGCATCTAATACAGAACACGTTAGTGCACTCTGTTGGACTGTGTCATCCAGAATATTGGACGGAATGGTGTCGGACCTCGAAGAGCTCACCCAGGCGCTCGCCCAGAACCTCAAGCGGTGGCGCGGCGAACGCGGTTTCACCTTGGATTCCCTGGCGGCCCGCGCGGGAGTGAGCCGCGGGATGATCATCCAGATCGAGCAGGCCCGTACGAATCCCAGCCTGGGCACCACGGTCAGGCTCGCCGACGCGCTGGGCGTCAGCATCTCCGCGCTCCTCGACCACGACCGCGGCCCGCAGGTCCGCATCGTCCCGCCGGACCAGGCCGTCCGGATCTGGTCCAGCGAGGCGGGCAGTTCGACGACGATGCTGATCGGCACGGACGAGCGCGGGCCGATGGAGCTGTGGACCTGGCACCTGGTGCCGGGCGAGGGGACGGACTCCGTCCCGCACCCGTCCGGCACCATCGAGATGCTGCACGTCACGGCCGGTGAGCTGACCCTGGTGGTCGGCGAGGAGGAGTTCCGCGTACCGGCCGGGGCCGCGGCCGCCTTCGAGGCCAACGTCCCGCACTCCTACCGCAACGACGGTTCCGCGCCGATGGAGATGACCCTCGCGGTGTCCGTCCCACCGGTCTCGACGCCGCCGTCCGCCCATGCCCACGGCGGCGGCCCGGCGGCGTCCGCCGGTTAGGCCTACAGCGCCGGGATCTCGATCGCGGGGCAGCGGTCCATGACCATCGTCAGCCCCGTCTCGCGGGTACGGGCGTATGCGGCCTCGTCGATCACGCCCAGCTGGAACCAGACGGCCTCGGCGCCGACGGCGACGGCCTGGTCGGCCACCGGCCCGGCCAGCTCGCTGTTCACGAAGACGTCCACCACGTCCACCTTGAACGGGATGTCCGCCAGCGAGGCGTACCCGGGCTCACCGTGCACCGTCTCGGCCTTGGGGTGCACGGGGATCACGCGCTTGCCGAACCGCTGCAGTACGCGGGCCACCCCGTAGGCCGCGCGGTCCTGGTTGTTCGAGAGCCCCACCACGGCCCAGGTGTCGCCCAGCTCGGTGAGGATCTTGCGGATGGTTGCCGGATCGCCGTACACGTGTGCCGCCTCCTGATGCGCTACGAACCCGCCGACCCCGTCCGCTGCGTCTCCACCGCGTCGGACCGGCGCTCAGCCGCATCAACCGAAAACTCCCGGGCGCGATTCCCCGGGTCCGCTCTGTAGTCTGTCGATCCGTTCGAACGGTGCGAGGGGTGGGACGTGGACAGGCTGGTGGAGGGGGCCGTCGCGGAGGCCCTGCGCACGGGCGACGACGGGGCGGTCCGCCTGTACGCGGCCGCCTGCGCCGAACGCGCGGTGCCCCTGTTCATCGGCATGCGGGGGGCCACGCCGGACCGCGAGGCCGATGTGGACCTCTGCGTGGAGTCCCTGCGCGGCCTCTGGTACGCGGACCGGCCCCTGCCCGACGCCGCCGAGCGCGTGCGCGCGCTGGAGGACTTGCCGGAACTGCGGCCGTACGAGGACGGCATCACCGATGTCGCCGGGACGTACGCCTTCTTCGGCGTCCTCGTCCTGCGGTACGCACTGCTGGCCAACGCCTCGGCGGACGCCGACCACGCGCTGTCCTGCGGGCACGTCGCGCTCACCGCGATGGGTCTGCTGGACCAGAACCTGCCCGGCGGCGCCGGCTTCCGGGCCGAGGAGAAAGCCCTGCAGGCCCGCTCGGCCAGCGGTGATGCCGCGGGTCTGTGGGAAGCGAGCGTCGCGTCGGGGCGCGAGAGGTTCCGGGCCGTGCTGGGCTGCCTACCCCGCTGACCGGTCCACGTTCCAGGCGAGCGGCAGGGACGCGTCGCAGAAGACGCAGACGAAGTGCTCGTCCCGGACGACGTTCAACTGCGCGCAGACCGGGCAGCGGCGGAAGACCACCTCGTGGGTGAAGCCGGACGGGTGCCCGATCCCCGCCGCGTCCAGGGCCTGCGCGACCGCCGGCCACGAGCCGGTGTCCGGGCAGTATCCGGTCGACTGGTTGCTCACCGCCCACACCACCCACCGCCCGGACTCCCGCCCGAAAGCGATCTCCCCGGCGCTCAGCACCGTGCCGCCACCCGCGCAGACCACGTGCTCGCTGCGCCGCGGCGCGAGCCGCAGCACACCGGCGCGGTCCACGACGAACGTGACGGGCTCGGCCAGCTCGGCCGCCGCCGGGCCCGCGGCCCAGTCCTCGAACTCCGCGGCCGAGCGGATGCTCCGCCCCTCGCCCTCCGGCCGGACGAGCACCCTCAGCTCGGCTGGTCCCACGTACCGGTACTCCCGCCCCTGTTCCCCCATGGCCACCAACCTAAGGGCTGTCCCGCAATCCCCGGCGGGCGCGCGGCGCCAGCTACGGCACCTCGCCGCGTTGTCGGGATCGCCCGAATACGCCCAGTATGAGGACTGCCCTCCGCCCGGGGGCCCCTCCCAGCGGTAGCTGGGGGAGATGCACCGCATCTGACGCCGCGCGCTGACCCACCGCGGATTACGGGACAGCCCTTAGTGCCGTGCCCTCCCACGGACGGGCGGGGGCCCGTTCTGCACCGCTTAGGGTGGTGAGGTGAAGGCAGACCAGTACGTGACGGTGGCCCGTGAGGGCGTGCACGAGTCCGAGATCAACCGCTCGCGCTTCCTGTGCTCGCTCGCGCCCGCCGCGACCGAGCAGGAGGCCCAGGACTTCGTCGCGCGCATCCGCAAGGAGCACCCCACCGCCACGCACAACTGCTTCGCCTACGTCGTCGGCGCGGACGCCTCCGTGCAGAAGGCCAGCGACGACGGCGAGCCCGGCGGCACCGCCGGGGTGCCCATGCTGCAGATGCTCATGCGCCGCGACATCCGCTACGCGGTCGCCGTCGTCACCCGCTACTACGGCGGCGTGAAGCTCGGCGCCGGCGGCCTGATCAGGGCCTACGGCGGGGTCGTCGGCGAGGCCCTCGACGAGCTCGGCACCGTCACCCGGCGCCGCTACCGGCTGGCCACCGTCACCGTCGACCACCAGCGGGCCGGCAAGACCCAGAACGACCTGCGCTCCACCGGCCGGACCGTGGTGGACCTGCGCTACGGGGCCGAGGTGGAGATCGAGGTGGCCCTCCCCGAGGCCGACCTGCCCGCCTTCGAGGCCTGGCTCGCCGACACCACCGCGGGCAGCGCCGGCCTCACCCTCGGCGGAGAGACGTACGCGCCCTGAGCGCCCCCGGGGACGGGTTAGCGTAGAGGGGTTCAGCGAGCGGGACACGACCAGGGGGAGACGGCATGTGCGGCGGGGCCGGCGAGTGAAGTTCCTGCACACCTCCGACTGGCACCTCGGCCGGGCCTTCCACCGGGTCAACCTGCTCGGCGCCCAGGCCGTCTTCATCGACCACCTCATCGAGACCGTGCGCGAGCGCGAGGTCGACGCCGTCCTCGTCGCCGGTGACGTCTACGACCGGGCCGTGCCCCCGCTGCCCGCCGTCGAGCTGTACGACCGGGCCCTGCACCGCCTCGCCGACCTCGGCGTCCCCACCGTGATGATCTCCGGCAACCACGACTCGGCCCGCCGCCTCGGAGTCGGCGCCGGACTGATCGGTCGGGCCGGGATCCACCTGCGGACCGACCCGGCCGGCTGCGCCGACCCCGTCGTCCTGACCGACGTACACGGTGACGTGGCGCTGTACGGCCTGCCGTACCTGGAGCCCGCCCTGGTCAAGGACCAGTTCCGCGCGGAGAAGGTCAGCCACGAGGCGGTCCTCGGCGCCGCCATGGACCGGATCCGGGCCGACCTGGCCACCCGTGCGCCCGGCACCCGCTCGATCGTCCTCGCACACGCCTTCGTCACGGGCGGCCGGGCCAGTGACAGCGAGCGCGACATCACCGTCGGCGGGGTCGAAGCCGTACCCGCCTCCGTCTTCGCCGGCGTGGACTACGCCGCCCTGGGCCACCTCCACGGCAGCCAGACCATCGACGAACGGGTCCGCTACTCCGGTTCCCCGCTCGCCTACTCCTTCTCCGAGGCCGACCACCGCAAGAGCATGTGGCTGATCGAACTCGGCGCACAGGGCGAGATCACCGGCGCCGAGCGGATCGACACCCCCGTCCCGCGCACCCTCGCCCGGCTCCGCGGACGGCTGGAGGACCTGCTGCAGGATCCTGCGCACCAGGCCCATGAGGACGCCTGGGTCGAAGCCACCCTCACCGACCCGGTCCGCCCCGACGACCCCATGGCCCGCCTCGCCGCCCGCTTCCCGCACACCCTCACCCTCGCGTTCGACCCCGAGGGCCGGCAGGAGGAGACCGGCGCCTCCTACGCCCAGCGCCTCAAGGGCCGCAGCGACCAGGAGATCGCCGAGGACTTCGTCGCCCACGTACGCGGCGGCGGCCACCCGGACGAGGCCGAACGGGCCGTTCTCCAGGGCGCCTTCGACGACGTACGGGCCGACGACAGCCACCGGGAGGCTCACCGATGAGGCTGCACCGGCTGGCCGTGACAGCCTTCGGACCGTTCGCCGAGCCCCAGGAGATCGATTTCGACGCCCTGTCCGGCGCCGGCATCTTCCTGCTGCACGGACCCACCGGCGCCGGGAAGACCTCCGTGCTCGACGCCGTCTGCTACGCGCTCTACGGTTCCGTGCCCGGCCCCCGCCAGGCCCCCGGCACGAGCCTGCGCAGCGACCACGCCGCCGCCCGCACCCCGACCGAGGTCACCCTCGAACTCACCGCGGGCGGCCGCCGCCTCGAGCTCACCCGGCGGCCCGAACAGGAGCGCCCGAAGAAGCGCGGCACGGGCACCACCAAGGACAAGGCCCAGAGCTGGCTGCGCGAGCACACCGGTGCGGGCTGGGAGCCGCTCAGCCGTTCCCACCAGGAGATCGGCGAGGAGATCGAGCAGCTGCTCGGCATGAGCCGCGAGCAGTTCTGCCAGGTCGTCCTGCTGCCTCAAGGAGAGTTCGCACGCTTCCTGCGCGCCGACGAGGCCGCCCGCGGCCGTCTCCTCGGCCGGCTCTTCGACACCCGCCGCTTCGCCGCCGTCGAGGCCCTGCTCGGGGAGCGCCGCCGGGCCGCCGAGGCCAAGGTCCGGGCCGGCGACGAGAAGGTCCTGCACACCGCCCAGAGGCTCGCCCAGGCCGCCGGCGACAGCGCCGACCTGCGGGCCTGGCCGATGCCCGGACACCAGCCGGGCGACCCCGGGCTCGCCGAGGCCGTCCGGGCCTGGGCGGCCGTCGC
Protein-coding sequences here:
- a CDS encoding acyltransferase, which codes for MPKKQNTFSSLTAARRRLASRVVHTGWRWMQQAGAVTAQTPGRLRFGAIGDGTRLAFPQGTVFGERWIRLGGHCIIGEQVTLTAGMMPDLDLGSEPMLVLGDGVVIGRNSHVIADARITIGSNTFCGPGVYITSTNHSYDDPHEPIGRQWPRSAPVEIGPGCWLGTGAVILPGARLGRNVVVAAGAVVRGEVPDHAVVAGAPARIVRRWEPETGWQPPLRTPTPVPIPDGMTPEQLRGLAELTEAELAEAGLTETELAEAEHS
- a CDS encoding CoA-binding protein, translating into MYGDPATIRKILTELGDTWAVVGLSNNQDRAAYGVARVLQRFGKRVIPVHPKAETVHGEPGYASLADIPFKVDVVDVFVNSELAGPVADQAVAVGAEAVWFQLGVIDEAAYARTRETGLTMVMDRCPAIEIPAL
- a CDS encoding ankyrin repeat domain-containing protein; its protein translation is MTAAERPEPDWSDEGREDHYNPLANGLGRAAEAGDTDLMRRLLAEGAEADAWVPGGRRALDLAVCAGQVEAVRLLLAAGADPRLDAGPYGEATPLALAAMHGYTDVARALLDAGAPPGGAAGGLRYVPLILAAASWEGGSPETVDLLLDRGADIEEMKRGCTALDWAARQGCPATVERLLERGATLTERTFREGATGQRSTGSTSPGPGTRHAEYEAVRALLVAAWEARN
- a CDS encoding DMT family transporter; its protein translation is MTALFALATAVLWGLADFGGGLLTRRIPALTVVVVSQVVAVVVLGAVVLGTGAWREAGPQLWFAVGAGLVGPVAMLSFYKALALGPMGVVSPLGSLGVVVPVTAGLMLGERPGLSQFAGIAVAVVGIVLAGGPELRGAPVQRQAVVLTLVAAFGFGAVMALIAEASSTLTGLFLALFVQRVTNVAAGGAALWAQTRRGIPALPAGAGRKLLWGLLPALAFVGLADVAANGTYSIAAQNGPVTMAAVLSSLYPVITALAAFAVLKERLRTVQAAGAGLALAGTVLLAAG
- a CDS encoding YigZ family protein; this encodes MKADQYVTVAREGVHESEINRSRFLCSLAPAATEQEAQDFVARIRKEHPTATHNCFAYVVGADASVQKASDDGEPGGTAGVPMLQMLMRRDIRYAVAVVTRYYGGVKLGAGGLIRAYGGVVGEALDELGTVTRRRYRLATVTVDHQRAGKTQNDLRSTGRTVVDLRYGAEVEIEVALPEADLPAFEAWLADTTAGSAGLTLGGETYAP
- a CDS encoding helix-turn-helix domain-containing protein — protein: MSDLEELTQALAQNLKRWRGERGFTLDSLAARAGVSRGMIIQIEQARTNPSLGTTVRLADALGVSISALLDHDRGPQVRIVPPDQAVRIWSSEAGSSTTMLIGTDERGPMELWTWHLVPGEGTDSVPHPSGTIEMLHVTAGELTLVVGEEEFRVPAGAAAAFEANVPHSYRNDGSAPMEMTLAVSVPPVSTPPSAHAHGGGPAASAG
- a CDS encoding gamma carbonic anhydrase family protein, which codes for MTHQVAQALVAGVGGKNPDIDPTAFTAPTSVVVGDVTLAAGASIWYSAVLRADCGPITLGADSNVQDNCTVHVDPGFPVSIGERVSIGHNAVVHGCTVEDDCLIGMGATVLNGAVIGAGSLVAAQALVPQGMVVPPGSLVAGVPAKVRRELTDEEREGIKVNALMYGELAKQHRASVTPEG
- a CDS encoding exonuclease SbcCD subunit D → MKFLHTSDWHLGRAFHRVNLLGAQAVFIDHLIETVREREVDAVLVAGDVYDRAVPPLPAVELYDRALHRLADLGVPTVMISGNHDSARRLGVGAGLIGRAGIHLRTDPAGCADPVVLTDVHGDVALYGLPYLEPALVKDQFRAEKVSHEAVLGAAMDRIRADLATRAPGTRSIVLAHAFVTGGRASDSERDITVGGVEAVPASVFAGVDYAALGHLHGSQTIDERVRYSGSPLAYSFSEADHRKSMWLIELGAQGEITGAERIDTPVPRTLARLRGRLEDLLQDPAHQAHEDAWVEATLTDPVRPDDPMARLAARFPHTLTLAFDPEGRQEETGASYAQRLKGRSDQEIAEDFVAHVRGGGHPDEAERAVLQGAFDDVRADDSHREAHR